A stretch of DNA from Serinibacter arcticus:
GGCACCACGCGCACCATGCCCACCGCGATCTACCTGGCGATGGAGCAGAGCCCCGACGCCGCCGTCGCCCTCTCGATCGTGCTCGTGGTGATCTCGGCGGCCGTGCTGATCCTGCTGCGCTCGCGCTGGCTCACCGCGTTCGGGGGGACGCCGTGAGCGGCCAGGTAAGCGGCACGCTCGAGGTGCGCGACGCCGTCGTGCGCCGCGGCGAGTTCGAGGTGCGCCTCGACCTGCGGATCGGGCCGGGGGAGGTCGTGGCCCTCACCGGCCCGAACGGGGCCGGGAAGTCCTCGCTGCTGGGCGCCGTCGCCGGCCTCGTGCCGCTCGTCTCCGGGGAGGTGGCGCTGGGCGGTGCGGTGCTCGACGGCGAGGCGGCCTTCGTCCCGCCCGAGCGGCGCGGCGTGGGGCTGGTCCCGCAGCAGCACCTGCTGTTCGGGCACCTCACCGCGCTGGAGAACGTCGCCTACGGGCTGCGGGCGCGCGG
This window harbors:
- a CDS encoding ABC transporter ATP-binding protein; this encodes MSGQVSGTLEVRDAVVRRGEFEVRLDLRIGPGEVVALTGPNGAGKSSLLGAVAGLVPLVSGEVALGGAVLDGEAAFVPPERRGVGLVPQQHLLFGHLTALENVAYGLRARGVHRREARAEAGEWLDRLGLADRAQLRADRLSGGQSQRVAIARALASRPRAVLLDEPFAALDIRVRDDVRRLVRDALVELGVPALLVTHDPAEVDQLATREVRLA